One window of Nocardioides dongkuii genomic DNA carries:
- a CDS encoding ABC transporter ATP-binding protein has translation MITVENLTKQYGGFTAVDDVTFTARPGRVTGFLGPNGAGKSTSMRVMVGLTPATSGTAHVLGRRFAELPNPGLEVGVLLDASAQHAGRTGREILTVAQRTMGLPARRVDEMLERVSLTPTEAGRRVRHYSLGMRQRLGIATALLGEPEVLVLDEPANGLDPAGIRWMRDLLRRYADAGATVLLSSHLLHEIEVIADDLVVIGQGRVVAQGTKAELLASAGTLVRTRAVPDLTRALTASGLTPVPSGATSGQDALRVDADPEVVGKVALEAGVPLVELRAAEGAGLEEMFLELTAETQRESASTTSAGTTTQGAAA, from the coding sequence ATGATCACGGTCGAGAACCTCACCAAGCAGTACGGCGGATTCACCGCCGTCGACGACGTCACCTTCACGGCGCGACCCGGTCGCGTCACCGGCTTCCTGGGGCCCAACGGCGCCGGGAAGTCCACCAGCATGCGGGTCATGGTCGGGCTCACGCCGGCCACGTCCGGCACCGCGCACGTGCTCGGGCGCCGCTTCGCCGAGCTGCCGAACCCCGGCCTCGAGGTCGGCGTGCTGCTCGACGCCTCCGCCCAGCACGCCGGGCGCACCGGCCGCGAGATCCTCACCGTCGCCCAGCGCACCATGGGCCTCCCGGCCCGCCGGGTCGACGAGATGCTCGAGCGGGTCAGCCTCACGCCGACCGAGGCGGGCCGCCGGGTCCGGCACTACTCCCTCGGCATGCGGCAGCGCCTCGGCATCGCCACGGCCCTGCTCGGCGAGCCGGAGGTGCTGGTGCTCGACGAGCCCGCCAACGGCCTCGACCCGGCCGGCATCCGGTGGATGCGCGACCTGCTGCGGAGGTACGCCGACGCGGGCGCCACCGTGCTGCTCTCCAGCCACCTGCTGCACGAGATCGAGGTGATCGCCGACGACCTCGTGGTGATCGGGCAGGGCCGGGTGGTCGCGCAGGGCACCAAGGCCGAGCTGCTGGCCTCCGCCGGCACGCTGGTCCGCACCCGCGCGGTCCCCGACCTCACCCGCGCGCTCACGGCGTCCGGCCTCACCCCCGTCCCCAGCGGCGCGACCAGCGGCCAGGACGCGCTGCGCGTCGACGCCGACCCCGAGGTCGTCGGCAAGGTCGCGCTCGAGGCGGGTGTCCCGCTCGTCGAGCTGCGCGCCGCCGAGGGCGCGGGCCTCGAGGAGATGTTCCTCGAGCTCACCGCCGAGACCCAGCGCGAGTCCGCGTCCACCACGTCCGCCGGCACCACCACGCAAGGAGCAGCAGCATGA
- a CDS encoding ABC transporter permease gives MSTAVLDQEVAARPARPAPAPIPMSRLVSVELRKSLDTRSGFWLLAGVGIAAVLATAATIAFAPDDQITYDSFGAAIGIPMAVLLPIIAILSITSEWSQRSGLTSFTLVPHRGRVVAAKLAVALGIGVTSMVVALTVGALGNVLGAAIVGVDPVWDIEATSLATLALFQILNMLIGFTLGVLFRSSAVAIVGYFVFSFVLVTLTEVLAATQQWFADLRPWVDFNFAQGALTDGASMTGEHWAQLGVTGFVWVVLPLAAGLWGVLRSEVK, from the coding sequence ATGAGCACCGCCGTCCTCGACCAGGAGGTCGCCGCCCGTCCGGCGCGGCCGGCCCCCGCCCCCATCCCGATGTCCCGGCTCGTCTCGGTCGAGCTGCGCAAGTCCCTCGACACCCGCTCCGGCTTCTGGCTGCTCGCCGGCGTCGGGATCGCCGCCGTGCTGGCGACCGCCGCAACCATCGCGTTCGCGCCCGACGACCAGATCACCTACGACAGCTTCGGGGCCGCCATCGGCATCCCGATGGCCGTGCTGCTGCCGATCATCGCGATCCTCTCGATCACCAGCGAGTGGAGCCAGCGCAGCGGGCTCACGTCGTTCACGCTGGTCCCGCACCGCGGGCGGGTGGTCGCGGCGAAGCTCGCCGTGGCCCTCGGCATCGGCGTGACCTCGATGGTGGTCGCGCTCACCGTGGGCGCGCTGGGCAACGTGCTCGGCGCCGCGATCGTGGGCGTCGACCCGGTCTGGGACATCGAGGCCACCAGCCTCGCCACGCTGGCGCTGTTCCAGATCCTCAACATGCTGATCGGCTTCACGCTGGGCGTGCTGTTCCGCAGCTCGGCCGTCGCGATCGTCGGCTACTTCGTCTTCAGCTTCGTCCTGGTGACCCTCACCGAGGTGCTCGCCGCGACCCAGCAGTGGTTCGCCGACCTGCGGCCCTGGGTGGACTTCAACTTCGCGCAGGGCGCGCTCACCGACGGCGCGTCGATGACCGGCGAGCACTGGGCGCAGCTCGGCGTGACCGGGTTCGTCTGGGTGGTCCTCCCCCTGGCCGCTGGGCTCTGGGGCGTGCTGCGCTCCGAGGTGAAGTAG
- a CDS encoding RNA polymerase sigma factor, with the protein MTAEGLGPDEIDALAHRARDGDRDALEGLLAAVRPRALAVCRGVLPHLSDAEDACQEALLNIATKIGSWSGRGRFTTWMHVVALNSARSAYRRMRNQAVAADPQAHGPLERPDPRTTSVIAGTRLDLLEAMETIERDHPQFVEPLLLRDVYGLPYDEIARHLDAPLGTVKAQVHHGRKLARPLLRGSE; encoded by the coding sequence ATGACGGCCGAGGGGCTGGGTCCCGACGAGATCGACGCGCTGGCCCACCGGGCACGCGACGGCGACCGCGACGCGCTCGAGGGGCTGCTCGCCGCGGTCCGGCCGCGGGCGCTCGCTGTCTGCCGGGGCGTGCTCCCGCACCTCTCGGACGCGGAGGACGCCTGCCAGGAGGCGCTGCTCAACATCGCCACCAAGATCGGCTCCTGGAGCGGGCGGGGGCGGTTCACCACCTGGATGCACGTGGTCGCGCTCAACAGCGCCCGCTCGGCGTACCGCCGGATGCGGAACCAGGCGGTCGCCGCCGACCCGCAGGCCCACGGCCCGCTCGAGCGGCCCGACCCCCGCACCACCAGCGTCATCGCCGGCACCCGCCTCGACCTGCTCGAGGCGATGGAGACCATCGAGCGCGACCACCCCCAGTTCGTGGAGCCGCTGCTGCTGCGCGACGTCTACGGCCTGCCGTACGACGAGATCGCGCGCCACCTGGACGCGCCGCTGGGCACCGTCAAGGCGCAGGTCCACCACGGCCGCAAGCTGGCCCGCCCGCTGCTCCGGGGCTCGGAGTGA
- a CDS encoding M1 family metallopeptidase, translated as MRAAPLLAAAVLAGSLVAGCSSDADEPEASPAPGAPVSPSGSSEAPTGGLDLAVNEPVEDRVYPDVGDPSVDALHYDLTLDWDPEASVLRGEETLTFRATTTGDRFQLDLGEPLEVEEATLDGEPVEVEHDGKDLVVLAPVEADTRHELALTYAGTPEPTPAPTTRTDFDSTGWQTTRRGETWTMQEPYGAFTWYAVNDHPSDKALYDFTITVPSPWVGVANGELRSRTDEDGVTETRWHLAEPAASYLVTVATGPFLVQEHESASGVPLTYWTREGQAKYAAAVRETAAGLDWLEERLGPYPFDTLGIVVVDGDSGMETQTMITLGDNDYATSPEVLVHEMAHHWYGDQVTPRDWRDVWMNEGMAMYLQGVWTAEDTGTSVEQVMDAWAVEEPTYRAESGPPAAYDPRTFGEGNIYYGPALMWHELRERVGDEEFWAMVRAWPASRDNGHGSRDEYLAWIEEQTGEELTAFFDDWLLGETTPSRD; from the coding sequence GTGAGGGCCGCGCCGCTCCTCGCGGCCGCGGTGCTCGCCGGGAGCCTGGTCGCCGGCTGCAGCTCCGACGCCGACGAGCCGGAGGCCTCCCCGGCGCCCGGGGCACCGGTCTCGCCGTCCGGCTCGTCCGAGGCGCCGACGGGTGGCCTCGACCTCGCGGTGAACGAGCCGGTCGAGGACCGGGTCTACCCCGACGTCGGCGACCCCTCGGTCGACGCCCTGCACTACGACCTGACCCTCGACTGGGACCCCGAGGCGTCGGTGCTGCGCGGCGAGGAGACGCTGACCTTCCGCGCGACGACGACCGGCGACCGCTTCCAGCTCGACCTCGGCGAGCCGCTGGAGGTCGAGGAGGCGACCCTCGACGGCGAGCCGGTCGAGGTCGAGCACGACGGCAAGGACCTGGTGGTCCTCGCGCCGGTCGAGGCCGACACCCGCCACGAGCTCGCGCTGACCTACGCCGGCACCCCCGAGCCGACGCCCGCCCCCACCACCCGCACCGACTTCGACAGCACCGGCTGGCAGACCACCCGCCGCGGCGAGACGTGGACGATGCAGGAGCCGTACGGCGCGTTCACCTGGTACGCCGTCAACGACCACCCCTCCGACAAGGCGCTCTACGACTTCACGATCACGGTGCCCTCGCCCTGGGTCGGTGTCGCGAACGGCGAGCTGCGCTCGCGCACCGACGAGGACGGCGTCACCGAGACCCGGTGGCACCTCGCCGAGCCCGCCGCGTCGTACCTCGTCACCGTGGCGACCGGGCCGTTCCTCGTGCAGGAGCACGAGTCCGCGAGCGGCGTGCCGCTGACCTACTGGACCCGCGAGGGCCAGGCGAAGTACGCCGCGGCGGTCCGCGAGACCGCCGCCGGGCTCGACTGGCTCGAGGAGCGGCTGGGCCCCTACCCGTTCGACACCCTCGGGATCGTCGTCGTGGACGGCGACAGCGGCATGGAGACCCAGACGATGATCACGCTGGGCGACAACGACTACGCCACCTCCCCCGAGGTGCTGGTGCACGAGATGGCGCACCACTGGTACGGCGACCAGGTGACGCCGCGCGACTGGCGCGACGTGTGGATGAACGAGGGCATGGCCATGTACCTCCAGGGCGTGTGGACCGCGGAGGACACCGGCACCAGCGTCGAGCAGGTGATGGACGCCTGGGCGGTCGAGGAGCCGACGTACCGCGCGGAGTCCGGCCCGCCCGCGGCGTACGACCCGCGGACGTTCGGCGAGGGCAACATCTATTACGGCCCGGCGCTGATGTGGCACGAGCTGCGCGAGCGGGTCGGCGACGAGGAGTTCTGGGCGATGGTGCGCGCCTGGCCGGCGTCCCGCGACAACGGCCACGGCAGCCGCGACGAGTACCTCGCCTGGATCGAGGAGCAGACCGGCGAGGAGCTCACCGCGTTCTTCGACGACTGGCTGCTCGGCGAGACCACGCCGTCCCGCGACTGA
- a CDS encoding epimerase — translation MRLLVLGGTVFLSRAVAEEGVRRGHDVVCACRGASGSVPDGARHVEVDRTGPLPVELTGFDAVVDVARQPSWVRRAVERLPDAHWVFISTINVYEDESTPGGRPGTLPLREPVHEDRDLASDPDAYGPMKVACERLVTDGVASAMVVRPGLIVGPGDPTGRFSYWPARLGAAAERPEVLAPGDPADTVQVVDVRDLATWIVDSAEQRRTGDFDGVGPVLPIAELLTQVAEGVGAAPTWTWVPQGALEAQGVEPWDGPRSVPLWLPRPAYDGLTAHDVTPSLEAGLRIRPHAETARDTLAWLRATPDAVVTGLTAEEEAEVLGAVPRP, via the coding sequence ATGAGGCTCCTGGTGCTCGGCGGAACGGTCTTCCTCTCCCGCGCGGTCGCGGAGGAGGGGGTACGCCGGGGGCACGACGTGGTCTGCGCGTGCCGCGGGGCGTCCGGGTCGGTCCCGGACGGGGCGCGGCACGTCGAGGTCGACCGCACCGGGCCGCTGCCCGTGGAGCTGACCGGGTTCGACGCCGTCGTCGACGTGGCGCGGCAGCCGTCGTGGGTGCGCCGCGCGGTCGAGCGGCTGCCGGACGCCCACTGGGTGTTCATCTCGACGATCAACGTCTACGAGGACGAGTCCACGCCCGGCGGCCGGCCCGGCACCCTCCCGCTGCGCGAGCCGGTCCACGAGGACCGCGACCTCGCGAGCGACCCGGACGCCTACGGCCCGATGAAGGTCGCCTGCGAGCGGCTGGTGACCGACGGCGTCGCGAGCGCGATGGTGGTCCGGCCCGGGCTGATCGTCGGGCCCGGCGACCCGACGGGCCGGTTCAGCTACTGGCCGGCCCGCCTCGGCGCTGCCGCGGAGCGGCCCGAGGTGCTGGCGCCCGGCGACCCGGCCGACACCGTGCAGGTCGTCGACGTCCGCGACCTCGCCACCTGGATCGTCGACAGCGCCGAGCAGCGGCGTACCGGCGACTTCGACGGCGTCGGCCCGGTCCTGCCGATCGCCGAGCTGCTGACCCAGGTCGCCGAGGGCGTCGGCGCCGCCCCGACCTGGACCTGGGTGCCCCAGGGCGCGTTGGAGGCGCAGGGGGTCGAGCCGTGGGACGGCCCGCGGTCGGTCCCGCTGTGGCTGCCGCGGCCGGCGTACGACGGGCTGACGGCGCACGACGTCACCCCGTCGCTGGAAGCCGGGCTGCGGATCCGCCCGCACGCCGAGACCGCGCGCGACACGCTGGCCTGGCTCCGCGCCACCCCGGACGCCGTCGTCACCGGCCTCACCGCCGAGGAGGAGGCCGAGGTGCTGGGGGCTGTTCCCCGGCCCTGA
- a CDS encoding glycosyltransferase: MRVLVASTAGSGHFGPLVPVARACVEAGHEVAVAAPASFADEVTRAGFAHRPFADVPGEVIGPVMGRLPSLSLDEANRTVVAEIFGRLDARAALPGVTATLEEWRPDLVVREPGELGSLAAALARGVPHAVVAVGVAAMTARMGALLPEPLAELDAVAGLAPGSCEAAFHGAATFTSVPAVLDGVRAGTAPGRTPQRYREPADPGAGRLPEPWGDPEDPLIYVTFGSVAAAIPHFAGIYPAVLAALADQPVRVLLTTGHGATADSLSAPPNTCVRPWWPQADVLPHAAAVVGHGGFGTTMAAFAAGVPQVVLPLFAMDQFINAEHVAALGAGLALPGPDALPDLPAAVRRVLGDDRYRSAARAVADEMAALPPVSSMVPLLAEVAGRT, translated from the coding sequence ATGCGCGTGCTCGTCGCCAGCACCGCGGGCTCCGGCCACTTCGGCCCGCTCGTCCCGGTGGCCCGCGCCTGCGTCGAGGCCGGCCACGAGGTGGCGGTCGCCGCGCCGGCGTCGTTCGCGGACGAGGTCACGCGTGCCGGGTTCGCCCACCGGCCGTTCGCCGACGTCCCCGGCGAGGTCATCGGTCCGGTGATGGGCCGGCTGCCGTCCCTGTCCCTCGACGAGGCCAACCGCACGGTGGTCGCCGAGATCTTCGGTCGCCTCGACGCGCGGGCGGCGCTGCCGGGCGTGACCGCGACCCTCGAGGAGTGGCGTCCCGACCTCGTGGTCCGCGAGCCGGGCGAGCTGGGCTCCCTCGCCGCCGCGCTCGCTCGCGGCGTCCCGCACGCGGTCGTCGCCGTCGGGGTCGCCGCGATGACGGCCCGGATGGGCGCGCTCCTGCCCGAGCCGCTGGCCGAGCTCGACGCGGTCGCCGGCCTCGCTCCGGGCTCCTGCGAGGCGGCGTTCCACGGAGCGGCGACCTTCACCAGCGTGCCGGCCGTGCTGGACGGCGTGCGCGCCGGGACCGCGCCCGGCCGGACCCCGCAGCGCTACCGGGAGCCCGCCGACCCGGGCGCCGGCCGCCTCCCGGAGCCGTGGGGGGACCCGGAGGACCCACTGATCTACGTCACCTTCGGATCCGTCGCCGCCGCGATCCCGCACTTCGCCGGGATCTACCCGGCCGTCCTCGCCGCGCTCGCCGACCAGCCGGTGCGCGTCCTGCTCACCACCGGGCACGGTGCCACGGCGGACTCGCTGTCGGCCCCGCCGAACACCTGCGTCCGGCCGTGGTGGCCGCAGGCCGACGTCCTCCCGCACGCGGCGGCGGTGGTCGGGCACGGTGGCTTCGGCACCACGATGGCGGCGTTCGCGGCGGGCGTCCCGCAGGTCGTGCTGCCGCTCTTCGCGATGGACCAGTTCATCAACGCCGAGCACGTGGCGGCCCTGGGCGCCGGCCTCGCACTGCCGGGACCGGACGCACTGCCCGACCTGCCGGCGGCGGTCCGCCGGGTGCTGGGCGACGACCGGTACCGCTCCGCGGCTCGGGCGGTCGCGGACGAGATGGCCGCGCTGCCGCCCGTCTCCTCGATGGTCCCGCTCCTCGCGGAGGTCGCGGGACGGACCTGA